A region from the Anaerolineales bacterium genome encodes:
- a CDS encoding putative zinc-binding protein has product MPELPGKKVGIVACSGEELPEGTVTRLAALKVLEELRPGETVTICLPLFLAGGEGDRTFARFYPTIALDGCELRCAARGTEMYSGKPAASVVVRDLIQQAGLPQPGGRRRLDEAGRRAVEATARETARLVDDLLGRPWSRLTGAPVQLAGGEAESHESIQAACSCGSGIPIQRVLVDEQEVTLMALPLIFENLRQQGKMPGPEVAGELLATVGIYNPIPAGREAAYEQALLREYAAFCQGRELAQ; this is encoded by the coding sequence ATGCCTGAGCTGCCCGGGAAGAAAGTTGGGATCGTCGCCTGCTCGGGCGAAGAACTCCCCGAAGGCACGGTGACTCGATTGGCGGCCCTAAAGGTGCTGGAGGAGCTGCGGCCGGGGGAGACGGTGACGATCTGCCTGCCGCTCTTCCTGGCTGGCGGGGAGGGTGACCGCACCTTCGCCCGGTTCTACCCAACCATCGCTCTTGACGGATGTGAGCTGCGCTGTGCCGCCCGCGGAACAGAGATGTACTCCGGCAAGCCGGCGGCCAGCGTGGTCGTTCGCGACCTGATCCAGCAGGCAGGACTGCCGCAACCCGGCGGCCGGCGGCGGCTAGATGAGGCCGGACGTCGGGCGGTGGAGGCAACGGCCCGGGAGACCGCTCGGCTGGTCGATGACCTCCTGGGGAGGCCCTGGAGCAGACTTACGGGGGCGCCGGTGCAGCTCGCTGGCGGGGAGGCAGAATCGCACGAATCAATACAGGCGGCATGCTCGTGCGGCTCGGGGATCCCGATCCAGAGGGTCTTGGTCGATGAGCAGGAGGTGACTCTGATGGCGTTACCTCTGATCTTCGAGAATCTTCGCCAGCAGGGCAAGATGCCTGGGCCGGAGGTTGCCGGCGAACTGTTGGCAACAGTCGGGATCTACAACCCCATCCCCGCGGGGAGGGAGGCTGCCTACGAGCAGGCATTGCTGCGCGAGTATGCTGCGTTCTGTCAGGGAAGGGAGCTCGCCCAATGA
- a CDS encoding OsmC family protein encodes MNRTATYHTHVAWKGEHWGRIVMGNGPEMDFSAPPDAQGHPGVLTPEDAFVAAANTCVMMMFLWAAERFKLELQSYECRTEGTKLIELDRTEIFTRLHFRPVIRIAAAGEDKAIVEARARRALAAAQKYSLVANSVKSEIVMDLELEVVE; translated from the coding sequence ATGAACCGCACGGCGACCTATCACACCCACGTGGCCTGGAAAGGTGAGCATTGGGGTCGCATCGTGATGGGCAACGGTCCGGAGATGGACTTCTCCGCCCCGCCCGACGCCCAAGGCCACCCGGGCGTGCTCACCCCCGAAGACGCCTTCGTGGCAGCAGCCAACACCTGCGTGATGATGATGTTCCTGTGGGCGGCGGAGCGCTTCAAGCTCGAGCTGCAGTCCTATGAGTGCCGCACGGAAGGGACCAAGCTGATCGAGCTCGACCGGACCGAGATCTTCACCCGATTGCACTTCCGACCCGTCATCCGCATCGCGGCGGCTGGGGAGGACAAGGCAATCGTCGAGGCACGGGCGCGGCGCGCCCTGGCGGCCGCTCAGAAGTACAGCCTGGTGGCCAATTCAGTCAAGTCCGAGATAGTCATGGACCTGGAACTTGAGGTGGTGGAGTGA
- a CDS encoding thioredoxin family protein, whose amino-acid sequence MLTIKVLGPGCANCHEVEAVTRRALAQLEVEAEVIKVTDIGEMKKYSIVATPGLVVNEHLVCAGRIPTEAEVTSWVATALEKG is encoded by the coding sequence ATGCTGACGATCAAAGTTCTAGGACCCGGCTGTGCCAACTGCCATGAGGTGGAGGCCGTTACACGCCGAGCTCTTGCCCAGCTTGAGGTCGAGGCAGAAGTCATCAAGGTAACGGACATTGGGGAGATGAAGAAGTACTCGATCGTGGCCACCCCGGGTCTGGTGGTCAACGAACATCTAGTGTGTGCCGGCCGCATCCCCACGGAGGCTGAAGTAACCTCGTGGGTGGCGACGGCACTGGAGAAGGGCTGA